One segment of Streptomyces sp. NA02950 DNA contains the following:
- a CDS encoding histidine phosphatase family protein, translating into MARPRRIVLIRHGESEGNVDDTVYEREPDHALRLTERGRRQAQEAGKRLRGEFGEERVSVYVSPYRRTHQTLTLLGLDPSRTRVREEPRLREQDWGNWQDRDDVRKQKAYRDAYGHFFYRFAQGESGADVYDRVDAFLESLWRSFQDPAHPPNVLLVTHGLTMRLFCMRWLHWTVAEFESLSNPGNGETRSLLLGSDGRYRLDRPFERWCTPEPYGLTG; encoded by the coding sequence ATGGCAAGACCCCGGCGCATCGTCCTCATACGGCACGGAGAATCGGAGGGAAATGTTGATGACACGGTGTACGAACGCGAGCCCGACCATGCGCTGAGACTCACCGAGCGGGGGCGTCGCCAGGCGCAGGAGGCGGGCAAGCGGCTTCGTGGGGAATTCGGTGAGGAGCGGGTTTCGGTCTATGTGTCGCCGTACCGGCGTACCCACCAGACCCTGACTCTGCTCGGGTTGGACCCGTCCCGCACTCGGGTGCGGGAGGAGCCGCGGCTGCGCGAGCAGGACTGGGGAAACTGGCAGGACCGTGACGACGTGCGGAAGCAGAAGGCGTATCGCGACGCCTACGGGCACTTCTTCTACCGCTTTGCGCAGGGAGAGTCCGGTGCCGACGTCTACGACCGGGTGGACGCCTTCCTGGAGAGTCTGTGGCGCAGCTTCCAGGACCCGGCCCATCCGCCGAACGTCCTGCTGGTCACCCACGGGCTCACCATGCGGCTGTTCTGTATGCGCTGGCTGCACTGGACCGTCGCCGAATTCGAGTCGCTCTCGAACCCCGGCAACGGCGAGACCCGGTCCCTGCTGCTCGGCTCCGACGGGCGCTATCGCCTCGACCGGCCCTTCGAGCGCTGGTGCACCCCCGAGCCCTACGGCCTCACCGGCTAA